The genomic interval CGTTCAGTGAGCTTTACCCAGAACTGCCCGATCTCCGGCTGGGGTTTGGCGTAGGGAGTCCAGTCATTGCCTACATGCTCGTCTTTGCAGACGATCTGGCAGTTATGGCAGCCATTGCACTTGGTGACATCAATGACAAATACCTTCTTGCCCATGGCTACCTCCCTTCCTCAACCCAGGCGTTAAAGTGCAGACCGGATGCCGGGTCATAGTCTTTTTCAAAGGCTTCAGGATACTGCCTCCTCCACTCGTCCATCTGGGCCATGCTCACCCGCTCTACCTCTACCAGATAGCCGCTGGTGGCCTGGCCGCCGGCGTAACGGGAGGTAAGTCCCTGGGGAGCAATTACGTTAATGGCACCGCCGCGG from Thermoleophilia bacterium carries:
- a CDS encoding oxidoreductase translates to MGKKVFVIDVTKCNGCHNCQIVCKDEHVGNDWTPYAKPQPEIGQFWVKLTER